The genomic region GCTGTCCGTGTTGTCGCCAAGGACGGGACCAGTACAATCCAGGTCGAGGAAAAGCAGCTCGCTTATTCGATTGACCTGCTAAATGTCGAAGGGTTGCCGCGCCAATCCTTCAAGAATCTCGGCGAGGTGTTCAAGGGATCGGGCCTCGTTGCCTCGCCGATCGAGGAGCGGGCACGTTACGTTTATGCTCTAAGCGAAGAATTGTCGCGCACGATCAGCGATATAGATGGCGTCCTTTCAGCACGCGTCCACGTCGTTCTGCCGAAGAACGACTTGTTGCGACAAGATGCGACCCCGTCCTCCGCCTCGGTCTTCATTCGCCATGGCTCCAGCGCGAAGCTCTCGGCACTGTTGCCGCAGATCAAGATGCTCGTCGCAAACAGCATTGAAGGCCTGTCCTATGACAAGGTCGCGGTCGTCTTCGTGCCGGTCGAGCGCGCTCCAATCGAGCAGTCTGCCGCGCCGGTAGTTCCTGCGGCTCAGTCAGCAAGAGCGGGCTCAGCCCCGTTACTTGCGCTTGCTGTGGGAGGCGCCGGAGCGCTATTCGGCATCGTATCTTGCGTATTGCTGGGCCCGCGCATGCGTCAGTTTGGACGATCATCGCGCAAGCTGAGCGTGTTTGGTAGGGGCTCGCGTGTGTCTGCTGAGCAGGAGTCGGACAAAAAGTTGATTGCTGATGCGACATAGTCTGGACGCTCATGTCGGCATCAATGTCATCCACAAAACCCAATCGTTCGTTCACGCTCCCAGCCGATCGGCTGCGCGAGCTTGCTGCCTCGGTCGATCCCGGTCGTTTTGCTGGGCTTCTTGACCCGCTGCTTTCGCCTTCCACGTTGGCTCGGCTACAGCAGAGTTCCAGGCTGCAGCCAAGGCTCGCCGAACTGCTGCTGGGCGGCAAGGTCGAGGTGAGCTGCGCCGATTGGAACGAAGATGCTCTCCTGGGGCATGAGCCGCGGCGGGCTGCGCTGCTCGCGGGCAGCATCTGGCATGCACGCTCTATCCTCAAGCTGGTTTCCAGGCACGATCTGCCGATATTGGTGGAGTTGATCGGTGCCGAAGCGCATGCTTTCGCAGTCCGGCATTTATCCAGTGCCGTCGCAACGACCCCGATCGTCGATCCAGAGCAATTGTCGCGACAGATCGAATATGACGGGCACGCTTGTCTCGGCGCCTGGCTCGAAGAGACTTCATCGCTTGGTCGTATCCGCGTGCTTCTACGCTTGCCTGTTGGGACGGCCGCCGAGAGTCCAACTGCTGAACACCGTAGCGCAGCAGGCCCGCTGCTTTCCCTCGTCATGGCGCATTTGCGTGCAGAGGCTGCCGGAGCATGACGGCCGATGATCCCGCATCACCCGCGGCCCCGCAGATTCGGCCACTTGGACCGCTGATCCCAGCTGCGCAGCTTGAGATCTGGCACGATGCCGTACGGGCGCGAGCCGCTGCCGAGCGGCATCTGCAGCGGGTTCGCGGGTGGGCACGCCAGGCTTATGAGCGGGAACGGGCGCGGGGCCGCGCCGAGGGTGCAAAGGCTGGCGCAGAGGAAATGGCGCGGCTGATTGCGCAGGCGACTTGTGAACTGGCCCAGCGCAAGGCGGCTCTGGAGCGGGAATTGCCGCAACTGGTCTTCGAGATCGTTCGCGATCTGCTTGGCGCGTTTGACCCCGGTGAGCTGCTGGTCCACGGCGTTCGTCATGCCATCGAGCAAAGATATAAGAACACGGAGGTTTGCCTCCACGTCTCCCCACTGAAGGCCGACCTGCTAGCCAGTGAGTTCAAGGACTATGACGGACTTGAGGGCCGGCCGAAGGTCAGGATTGAGGCGGATCCGGCGCTGAGTGCGGACCAATGTGTCTTGTGGAGCGAGTTTGGCAATGTCGATCTTGGACTTGCCGCGCAGCTGCGCGCGCTGCGTCTCGGGTTTGGCTTGTCAGAGGAAGCTGAATCGTGACCGGGCAACGAGCGACCCATGATGCCGAGGCCGCAGAAGGAAGTGTAGAGGCCGCACTCTCGTCCTTGAGATCTTCCGCCAGGCACATCGATACACGCGCCGTCCGCGGCCGGATCACGCGGGCGGTGGGCACGCTGCTGCACGCCGTCTTGCCGGAGGCCCGGGTCGGAGAGCTATGCCTATTGCAGGATCCTCGTAGCGGATGGTCGCTCGAGGCGGAGGTGATCGGCCTGTTGCCGGACGGGGTGTTACTCACGCCCATCGGGGACATGGTGGGGCTGTCCAATCGTGCGGAGGTGGTGACGACCGGGCGAATGCAGGAAGTGGCTGTCGGCCCCGGTTTGCTCGGCCGCGTCATCGACAGTTTTGGCCGACCGCTCGACGGCAAGGGCCCGATAAAAGCCGGCGAAGCCAGACCGCTGCGCGGCAGGGCGCCCAATCCGATGAAACGGCGCGGAATTGAACAGCCGTTCCCGCTAGGCGTTCGTGTCCTGGATGGCCTTCTGACATGTGGAGAAGGTCAGCGGATCGGAATCTATGGTGATGCGGGTTGCGGCAAGTCGACGCTGATGTCGCAAATCGTAAGAGGCGCGGCGGCCGACGTCACCATCGTTGCGCTGATCGGTGAGCGCGGTCGAGAGGTGCGTGAATTCATCGAACGTCATCTTGGCGAAGCCCTTCACCGTTCCGTCGTTGTGGTGGAGACCTCCGACCGTTCGGCGATGGAGCGGGCCCAATGCGCCCACATGGCGACAGCACTGGCGGAATATTTTCGTGATCAGGGCCTTCGCGTCGTTTTGATGATGGATTCTTTGACGCGCTTTAGCCGCGCCATGCGTGAAATCGGCCTCGCCGCAGGAGAGCCGCCGACCCGGCGCGGATTTCCGCCCTCCGTTTTTGCGCTGTTGCCGGGCTTGTTGGAGCGCGCCGGCATGGGCGAGCATGGCTCCATTACGGCCTTCTATACGGTGCTTGTCGAGGGTGATGGCACGGGCGATCCAATAGCGGAAGAATCACGCGGCATCCTTGATGGCCACATTATTCTGTCCCGCGCGCTGGCCTCTCGAGAGCATTTTCCGGCTATCGATGTGCTGTCTAGCCGCAGCCGTGTCATGGATGCGATCGTGTCGGTGCCGCATCGCA from Bradyrhizobium sp. CB1015 harbors:
- the sctJ gene encoding type III secretion system inner membrane ring lipoprotein SctJ, with translation MTGDMKRASCGGRQSWRRLRVCLAMPLLLSLIGCKADLYTKIQEREANEMLALLLSKGVDAVRVVAKDGTSTIQVEEKQLAYSIDLLNVEGLPRQSFKNLGEVFKGSGLVASPIEERARYVYALSEELSRTISDIDGVLSARVHVVLPKNDLLRQDATPSSASVFIRHGSSAKLSALLPQIKMLVANSIEGLSYDKVAVVFVPVERAPIEQSAAPVVPAAQSARAGSAPLLALAVGGAGALFGIVSCVLLGPRMRQFGRSSRKLSVFGRGSRVSAEQESDKKLIADAT
- a CDS encoding nodulation protein NolU, producing MSASMSSTKPNRSFTLPADRLRELAASVDPGRFAGLLDPLLSPSTLARLQQSSRLQPRLAELLLGGKVEVSCADWNEDALLGHEPRRAALLAGSIWHARSILKLVSRHDLPILVELIGAEAHAFAVRHLSSAVATTPIVDPEQLSRQIEYDGHACLGAWLEETSSLGRIRVLLRLPVGTAAESPTAEHRSAAGPLLSLVMAHLRAEAAGA
- the sctL gene encoding type III secretion system stator protein SctL, coding for MTADDPASPAAPQIRPLGPLIPAAQLEIWHDAVRARAAAERHLQRVRGWARQAYERERARGRAEGAKAGAEEMARLIAQATCELAQRKAALERELPQLVFEIVRDLLGAFDPGELLVHGVRHAIEQRYKNTEVCLHVSPLKADLLASEFKDYDGLEGRPKVRIEADPALSADQCVLWSEFGNVDLGLAAQLRALRLGFGLSEEAES
- the sctN gene encoding type III secretion system ATPase SctN, with amino-acid sequence MTGQRATHDAEAAEGSVEAALSSLRSSARHIDTRAVRGRITRAVGTLLHAVLPEARVGELCLLQDPRSGWSLEAEVIGLLPDGVLLTPIGDMVGLSNRAEVVTTGRMQEVAVGPGLLGRVIDSFGRPLDGKGPIKAGEARPLRGRAPNPMKRRGIEQPFPLGVRVLDGLLTCGEGQRIGIYGDAGCGKSTLMSQIVRGAAADVTIVALIGERGREVREFIERHLGEALHRSVVVVETSDRSAMERAQCAHMATALAEYFRDQGLRVVLMMDSLTRFSRAMREIGLAAGEPPTRRGFPPSVFALLPGLLERAGMGEHGSITAFYTVLVEGDGTGDPIAEESRGILDGHIILSRALASREHFPAIDVLSSRSRVMDAIVSVPHRKAASFFRDLLSRYAEAEFLIKVGEYKQGSDPLTDRAIASIEQLRAFLRQGQGEACSFEETVAWISRLTA